From the Cryptomeria japonica chromosome 2, Sugi_1.0, whole genome shotgun sequence genome, one window contains:
- the LOC131075010 gene encoding xyloglucan endotransglucosylase protein 1 codes for MSILVLFGSAGMAYYAVAQVFLVLVLLFCSASANANFSTDFDITWGGYEHANILENGRSLNLLLDNTSGAGCQSKKEYLFGKIDMQIKLVPGNSAGTVTAYYLSSQGPNHDEIDFEFLGNVSGDPYIVHTNVFTQGQGNREQQFYLWFDPTKDFHTYSILWSPQQIVFLVDGSPIRVFHNNEELGVAYPNKQAMRMYSSLWNGEDWATRGGLVKTDWNSAPFIACFRKFKVEACKIKKNASPPSCSVASEHKWWNQDTQQERLKWVQQNYMIYNYCADTRRFPLGLPPECNAP; via the exons ATGTCAATATTAGTTTTGTTTGGAAGTGCAGGCATGGCCTATTATGCAGTTGCCCAAGTGTTTTTAGTTCTGGTTCTACTTTTCTGCTCTGCGTCTGCTAATGCCAATTTCTCCACTGATTTTGATATTACTTGGGGAGGTTATGAACATGCCAACATACTTGAGAATGGAAGAAGTTTGAACCTTCTCCTTGACAACACGTCTG GTGCTGGTTGTCAATCCAAGAAAGAGTATCTCTTTGGAAAAATTGATATGCAAATCAAACTGGTTCCTGGAAACTCTGCAGGCACTGTTACTGCTTATTAT CTTTCTTCACAAGGTCCTAACCATGATGAGATAGACTTTGAATTTCTGGGGAATGTGTCTGGAGATCCTTATATTGTACACACCAATGTCTTCACACAAGGCCAAGGAAATCGTGAGCAACAATTCTATCTCTGGTTCGATCCTACAAAAGACTTCCACACCTACTCTATACTTTGGAGTCCACAACAAATTGT ATTCTTAGTAGATGGAAGTCCAATTAGAGTGTTCCATAACAATGAGGAGCTTGGTGTGGCATATCCAAACAAACAGGCAATGAGAATGTATTCAAGCCTTTGGAATGGAGAGGACTGGGCAACCAGAGGAGGGCTTGTGAAAACAGACTGGAATAGTGCTCCCTTCATTGCATGTTTCCGCAAGTTTAAAGTAGAAGCCTGTAAGATTAAAAAGAATGCCTCCCCACCATCTTGTAGTGTTGCTTCTGAACACAAATGGTGGAACCAAGACACCCAACAAGAAAGGCTGAAATGGGTGCAACAGAATTATATGATTTACAATTACTGTGCTGATACTAGAAGATTTCCTCTGGGTCTTCCCCCTGAGTGCAATGCACCCTAA